In the Streptomyces fradiae ATCC 10745 = DSM 40063 genome, one interval contains:
- a CDS encoding I78 family peptidase inhibitor, producing the protein MAPIPPTPPAPPSGPGGPGEPEAYVGLDDREAERRARSRGWTTVRALPPGAIITLEYLEGRINFEVRDHVVVRCWVG; encoded by the coding sequence ATGGCACCGATACCTCCCACACCCCCCGCACCCCCCTCCGGACCCGGCGGACCCGGCGAACCCGAGGCCTACGTCGGCCTCGACGACCGGGAGGCCGAGCGCCGGGCCCGCTCCCGCGGCTGGACCACCGTGCGCGCCCTGCCGCCCGGCGCGATCATCACGCTGGAGTACCTGGAGGGCCGGATCAACTTCGAGGTCCGCGACCACGTCGTCGTCCGCTGCTGGGTGGGCTGA
- the ctaD gene encoding aa3-type cytochrome oxidase subunit I: MGIDTVRPETAGRPRGRRRGRVVVDWLTTTDHKRIGHLYLITSFAFFLVAGVLALLMRAELARPGLQLISNDQYNQAFTLHGTIMLLLFATPTFAGFANEIVPLQIGAPDVAFPRLNMLSYWLFLFGGLIVLGSLLVPTGAASFGWFAYAPLNSRVHSPGIGADLWIMGLALSGFGTILGSVNFLATIIGMRAPGMTMFRMPIFTWNVLFTSVLVLIAFPVLAAALLVLEADRRFGSLVFAPQYGGALLWQHLFWFFGHPEVYIIALPFFGIVTEIIPVFSRKPIFGYLTLVAATMAITGLSVVVWAHHMFATGAVLLPFFSLLSFLIAVPTGVKFFNWTGTMLRGSLSFETPMLWAIGFLVSFLFGGLTGVLLASPPLDFHVTDSYFVVGHFHYVVFGTVVFAMFAGFHFWWPKFTGRMLDERLGRIHFWTLFAGFHLTFLVHHWLGAEGMPRRYADYLAADGFTALNTVSTIGSFLLGASTLPFLYNVWRTARYAPKVDTDDPWGYGRSLEWATSCPPPRHNFRAIPVVRSESPAFDLHHPRYATYQRPQRDAPADPAERPSGPGRGPGGVEPG; this comes from the coding sequence ATGGGCATCGACACCGTCCGGCCGGAGACCGCCGGACGACCGCGGGGCCGGCGGCGCGGCCGGGTCGTCGTGGACTGGCTGACCACCACCGACCACAAGAGGATCGGCCACCTCTACCTGATCACGTCCTTCGCCTTCTTCCTCGTCGCCGGGGTGCTCGCGCTGCTGATGCGGGCGGAGCTGGCCCGGCCGGGCCTCCAGCTGATCAGCAACGACCAGTACAACCAGGCGTTCACCCTGCACGGCACGATCATGCTGCTGCTGTTCGCGACGCCGACCTTCGCCGGGTTCGCCAACGAGATCGTGCCGCTCCAGATCGGCGCCCCGGACGTGGCCTTCCCCCGGCTGAACATGCTGTCCTACTGGCTGTTCCTGTTCGGCGGCCTCATCGTGCTCGGTTCGCTGCTGGTGCCGACCGGGGCGGCGAGCTTCGGCTGGTTCGCGTACGCCCCGCTGAACTCGCGGGTCCACTCCCCGGGGATCGGCGCCGACCTGTGGATCATGGGCCTGGCGCTGTCCGGGTTCGGCACGATCCTCGGCTCGGTCAACTTCCTGGCGACGATCATCGGCATGCGGGCGCCGGGGATGACGATGTTCCGGATGCCGATCTTCACCTGGAACGTGCTCTTCACCTCGGTGCTGGTGCTGATCGCCTTCCCCGTGCTGGCGGCGGCGCTGCTGGTGCTGGAGGCCGACCGGCGGTTCGGGTCGCTGGTGTTCGCCCCGCAGTACGGCGGGGCGCTGCTGTGGCAGCACCTGTTCTGGTTCTTCGGGCACCCGGAGGTGTACATCATCGCGCTGCCGTTCTTCGGCATCGTCACCGAGATCATCCCGGTCTTCTCCCGCAAGCCGATCTTCGGGTACCTGACGCTGGTCGCCGCGACGATGGCCATCACCGGGCTGTCGGTGGTGGTGTGGGCGCACCACATGTTCGCCACCGGAGCCGTGCTGCTGCCCTTCTTCTCGCTCCTGTCCTTCCTGATCGCCGTGCCGACCGGGGTGAAGTTCTTCAACTGGACGGGGACCATGCTGCGGGGGTCGCTCAGCTTCGAGACGCCGATGCTGTGGGCGATCGGCTTCCTCGTGTCGTTCCTGTTCGGCGGGCTGACCGGGGTGCTCCTGGCCTCTCCCCCGCTGGACTTCCACGTCACCGACTCGTACTTCGTCGTCGGCCACTTCCACTACGTGGTGTTCGGCACGGTGGTCTTCGCGATGTTCGCCGGCTTCCACTTCTGGTGGCCCAAGTTCACCGGGCGGATGCTGGACGAGCGGCTGGGCCGGATCCACTTCTGGACCCTCTTCGCCGGCTTCCACCTGACGTTCCTGGTGCACCACTGGCTGGGCGCGGAGGGCATGCCCCGCCGGTACGCCGACTACCTGGCCGCCGACGGCTTCACCGCCCTCAACACGGTGTCCACCATCGGCTCGTTCCTGCTGGGCGCCTCCACGCTGCCGTTCCTCTACAACGTGTGGAGGACCGCCCGGTACGCGCCGAAGGTGGACACCGACGACCCGTGGGGATACGGGCGGTCGCTGGAGTGGGCCACCTCCTGCCCGCCGCCCCGGCACAACTTCCGCGCGATCCCGGTCGTCCGGTCGGAGTCCCCGGCGTTCGACCTGCACCACCCGCGGTACGCGACGTACCAGCGCCCGCAGCGGGACGCCCCGGCGGACCCGGCCGAGCGGCCGAGCGGTCCGGGGCGCGGCCCCGGCGGCGTCGAACCGGGCTGA